Proteins from a single region of Akkermansiaceae bacterium:
- a CDS encoding lamin tail domain-containing protein — protein sequence MKKKTLVFCLSLMGVLTLSSNAAMVITEWMYQGTGTGGAGEFIEFTNTGSSAIDMNGWSFWDSVTPVPTTRIDLSGFGMVAPGQSVILTDATAEDFRTAWGLGAGVAVIGSLSQNLGRADAIQLYNAAGSLVDQLVYNDQGTGNVKGPRTQGTSAITTPANYGTDNASAWVLSTGDSLTWTSTLGTGSPGVAAIPEPSSLALLGSMGALAFLRRRR from the coding sequence ATGAAAAAGAAAACACTCGTCTTCTGCCTGTCCCTGATGGGCGTTCTCACGCTCTCGTCGAACGCGGCGATGGTCATCACCGAATGGATGTACCAAGGCACCGGAACCGGCGGAGCCGGGGAGTTCATCGAGTTCACCAACACCGGGTCGAGCGCCATCGACATGAATGGATGGAGCTTCTGGGATTCCGTCACTCCGGTCCCGACCACCAGGATCGATCTTTCCGGATTCGGGATGGTTGCGCCGGGTCAATCGGTGATCCTTACGGATGCGACGGCGGAGGATTTCCGCACCGCATGGGGACTGGGAGCAGGTGTCGCGGTCATCGGCAGCCTCAGCCAGAACCTGGGACGTGCGGATGCGATCCAACTCTACAACGCCGCAGGCAGCCTGGTGGACCAACTGGTCTACAACGATCAGGGCACAGGCAATGTCAAAGGCCCCCGCACGCAGGGCACCAGCGCGATCACCACCCCTGCCAACTATGGGACGGACAACGCATCCGCATGGGTTCTTTCGACCGGCGACAGCCTGACCTGGACATCGACTCTCGGCACCGGCAGTCCCGGCGTCGCCGCCATCCCGGAGCCGTCTTCACTCGCCCTGCTGGGTTCCATGGGTGCGCTGGCGTTTCTCCGCCGCCGCCGCTGA
- the htpG gene encoding molecular chaperone HtpG, which produces MSTASPQQHTFQAEVKQLLDIVIHSLYTDKEIFVRELVSNASDALEKMRLKELTESDVFEKGKALEITITADEENKTLTIADSGIGMTEEELVRNLGTIAHSGTKAFLQAMKEKGEAGPEVIGQFGVGFYSAFMAADRVEVYTRSWEPGAPGLKWESDGQGGYTIEQAEDVSRGSKMVLHLKDEAFAKKHKVEELLKKYSNFVSFPILVEGERVNTVGAIWLKSKNEVSKEEYAEFYKFIGHAWDEPFYTMHFSADAPITINALLFTPGENNERFGMGQMEPGVALYCKKVLIDPKPKGLLPEWLRFLKGVIDSADLPLNISRESMQDSALVKKLNQLITKRFLKFLEKQATDEPEKFREFHEKFGRFLKEGIATSYEHQEALAGLLRFESSMTEAGTLTSFADYNTRAKEEQKEIYYLTGPSREVIESGPYLEAFKARGLEVAFFTDPVDSYVLQSLPEFAGKTLVAADRAEIELDDLSDEKEKLGEAEAKSLTEWLQEKLGGKVASVNVGKRLVESPVVALTPKDSLNPQMRAMMKSMGQEMPEEKPTLEINAGHGLVKKLSSLKDSDPELAEAIGVQLADQALLAAGLVENPQAVAARMNALLERVIK; this is translated from the coding sequence ATGTCCACCGCATCCCCGCAGCAGCACACTTTCCAGGCCGAGGTCAAACAGCTCCTCGATATCGTCATCCACTCCCTCTACACGGATAAGGAAATCTTCGTCCGGGAGCTGGTTTCCAACGCGTCCGACGCTCTGGAGAAGATGCGCCTCAAGGAGCTGACCGAGTCCGATGTCTTCGAGAAGGGCAAGGCGCTGGAGATCACCATCACCGCGGATGAGGAGAACAAGACCCTCACCATCGCGGACTCCGGCATCGGCATGACGGAGGAGGAACTGGTGCGCAACCTCGGCACCATCGCCCACTCCGGCACGAAGGCCTTCCTCCAGGCGATGAAGGAAAAGGGCGAGGCCGGTCCTGAGGTCATCGGCCAGTTCGGCGTCGGCTTTTACAGCGCCTTCATGGCGGCGGACCGCGTGGAGGTCTACACCCGCTCCTGGGAGCCGGGCGCACCGGGCCTGAAGTGGGAGAGCGACGGCCAGGGCGGATATACGATCGAGCAGGCGGAGGACGTTTCCCGCGGCTCGAAGATGGTCCTGCACCTGAAGGACGAAGCTTTCGCGAAAAAGCACAAGGTCGAGGAGCTGCTGAAGAAATACTCGAACTTCGTTTCCTTCCCGATCCTCGTTGAAGGCGAGCGCGTCAACACCGTCGGCGCGATCTGGCTGAAGTCGAAGAACGAGGTGTCCAAGGAGGAATACGCGGAGTTCTACAAGTTCATCGGCCACGCGTGGGACGAGCCGTTCTACACCATGCACTTCAGCGCGGACGCGCCCATCACCATCAACGCGCTGCTCTTCACCCCGGGTGAGAACAACGAGCGCTTCGGCATGGGCCAGATGGAGCCGGGCGTCGCCCTCTACTGCAAGAAGGTGCTCATCGACCCGAAGCCGAAGGGCCTGCTGCCGGAGTGGCTGCGCTTTCTCAAGGGCGTGATCGACTCCGCCGACCTGCCGCTCAACATCTCCCGCGAGTCCATGCAGGACAGCGCGCTGGTGAAGAAGCTGAACCAGCTCATCACGAAGCGTTTCCTCAAGTTCCTCGAAAAGCAGGCCACGGACGAGCCGGAGAAATTCCGTGAGTTCCACGAGAAGTTCGGCCGCTTCCTCAAGGAAGGCATCGCCACCAGCTATGAGCACCAGGAAGCCCTCGCCGGGCTGCTGCGCTTCGAAAGCTCCATGACGGAGGCCGGCACGCTCACCAGCTTCGCCGACTACAACACCCGCGCGAAAGAAGAGCAGAAGGAGATCTACTACCTCACCGGTCCGTCCCGCGAGGTGATCGAGAGCGGTCCGTATCTGGAGGCGTTCAAGGCTCGCGGGCTGGAGGTCGCCTTCTTCACGGATCCCGTGGACAGCTACGTGCTCCAGTCGCTGCCGGAGTTCGCGGGCAAGACGCTCGTCGCCGCCGACCGCGCGGAGATCGAACTGGATGACCTTTCCGATGAGAAGGAAAAGCTCGGCGAAGCCGAGGCCAAGTCCCTCACCGAGTGGCTCCAGGAAAAGCTGGGCGGCAAGGTGGCATCGGTGAATGTCGGCAAGCGCCTGGTCGAAAGCCCGGTGGTCGCCCTCACGCCGAAGGACTCCCTCAACCCGCAGATGCGCGCGATGATGAAGTCCATGGGCCAGGAGATGCCGGAGGAAAAGCCGACGCTGGAGATCAACGCCGGGCACGGTCTGGTGAAGAAGCTTTCCTCGCTCAAGGACAGCGATCCGGAACTGGCGGAGGCCATCGGCGTCCAGCTCGCGGACCAGGCGCTGCTTGCCGCTGGTCTGGTGGAGAACCCACAGGCCGTCGCCGCACGGATGAACGCGCTGCTGGAGCGGGTTATCAAGTGA
- a CDS encoding TonB-dependent receptor: protein MKRISPALLLMGLAAGQAVRAQSDDLLGGLVTPGLGFLPREIRELMIYEEPWLGRTFAPAEWRTDFSERDVRRRAADAYAIDQAELRRRRIGGLADIRLQTDEDLDGRWFDLKTHAEWFDQRGGDPSWQSRLRFKVELPEIDAGIMFFYRHRERNDSAQSERSKWAGAVNMPEGRDTGFIYEHEQRSSLEDEVMDEVGAVFRWEPSAATRLLIGGVYRQQEDHLIEQRLEFDTRAGTADLPGSPPRRGYPYQSATDVVEDGVVTGATLIPGFGRLERQLKDEVEDKERISGFIDFHHEYAPDSWFGVKGEYARRTNREPNRFDIEFAERTDAMWSYHMDGDRPVFVPGPLAPNSLGLRKAEFENNLKRREHAELEALVHHALMPGHSIEAGIFAQRTSDFRDIGYQRWEPPVSPMADGFDQVAGDDIGDVLGIPLGVGIDPDKARAYFASLAGALRLMNAETLLKNFGEDYDMTRDITGGNLLYRWDRMNWRLHAGVRYESARTYGSAYDAQWTGVEPALRPPTVQAAVRRTESSKTENDLLPAVLLEYQPETSWHFAANLRQTLQRPTLRESAPSSYVHGDDGVAPLARLGNPNLDSSRQTQLILTANHAFAPGSMIRVKAEAWKVDQPLTSASWFQSYQPDNPALSTRPTANYRFDQTLNADDGELLRLGLHYAQTFHFLPHPFDQIGAFASYDYTHSSQELEVNGTRRDTPLSHQPRHRGVAGFFYRSHRWKGFVSADLHSDYLVSAGGSREGLSGAGDLWVDQRITLNAGLSWMLRPDLEIYTEFNNITNAAFRMYEGTPRRQTLLEETGPSMRIGAHWTF, encoded by the coding sequence TTGAAACGTATTTCCCCCGCGTTGCTGTTAATGGGTCTGGCGGCCGGTCAGGCTGTCCGGGCGCAGTCCGATGATCTGCTTGGCGGACTGGTCACGCCGGGCCTCGGCTTCCTTCCCCGGGAGATCCGGGAACTGATGATCTACGAGGAGCCGTGGCTGGGACGGACTTTCGCTCCCGCGGAATGGCGGACGGACTTCAGCGAGCGGGATGTCCGCAGGCGTGCGGCGGATGCTTATGCCATCGACCAGGCGGAGCTGAGGCGTCGCAGGATCGGCGGGTTGGCGGATATTCGCCTGCAGACCGATGAGGATCTGGATGGCCGGTGGTTCGACCTGAAGACGCACGCGGAATGGTTCGACCAGCGGGGTGGGGATCCATCCTGGCAATCGCGGCTCCGGTTCAAAGTGGAACTGCCGGAGATCGATGCGGGCATCATGTTCTTTTACCGGCACCGGGAGCGGAATGACTCCGCGCAGAGCGAGCGCTCGAAATGGGCGGGAGCCGTGAACATGCCGGAGGGCCGGGACACCGGCTTCATCTATGAGCACGAGCAGCGGTCCAGCCTGGAGGATGAGGTCATGGACGAAGTGGGTGCGGTTTTCCGGTGGGAACCGTCCGCCGCCACGCGCCTGCTCATCGGCGGCGTCTACCGCCAGCAGGAGGACCATCTCATCGAGCAGCGGCTTGAGTTCGATACCCGGGCGGGGACGGCGGATCTGCCGGGGAGTCCGCCACGGCGCGGCTATCCTTACCAGAGCGCGACAGACGTGGTGGAGGACGGCGTCGTGACGGGGGCGACCCTGATTCCGGGCTTCGGGCGGCTGGAACGCCAGCTCAAGGATGAGGTGGAGGACAAGGAGCGCATCTCCGGTTTCATTGATTTCCACCATGAATACGCGCCGGATTCATGGTTCGGTGTGAAAGGGGAATACGCCCGCCGCACGAACCGGGAGCCGAACCGCTTCGACATTGAGTTCGCCGAGAGGACGGACGCCATGTGGTCCTACCACATGGACGGGGACCGTCCGGTGTTCGTGCCCGGGCCGCTCGCGCCGAACTCGCTCGGCCTGAGGAAAGCGGAGTTCGAGAACAACCTGAAGCGGCGGGAGCACGCGGAGCTGGAGGCTCTGGTCCACCACGCCCTCATGCCAGGCCATTCCATCGAGGCGGGGATCTTCGCGCAACGCACGTCGGATTTCCGCGACATCGGCTACCAGCGGTGGGAGCCGCCGGTTTCACCGATGGCAGACGGCTTCGATCAGGTGGCGGGCGACGACATCGGTGACGTGCTGGGCATACCGCTGGGAGTGGGGATCGATCCTGACAAGGCACGTGCCTATTTCGCCTCCCTCGCCGGTGCGCTGCGGCTGATGAACGCGGAGACGCTGCTGAAAAACTTCGGCGAGGATTACGACATGACCCGGGACATCACCGGGGGCAATCTGCTATACCGCTGGGACCGCATGAACTGGCGGCTGCACGCCGGCGTCCGCTATGAATCCGCGCGGACCTACGGCAGCGCCTATGACGCCCAGTGGACCGGGGTGGAACCGGCCCTGCGTCCGCCCACCGTCCAGGCAGCCGTCCGCCGCACGGAATCCTCGAAGACGGAGAACGACCTGCTGCCCGCCGTGCTGCTGGAGTACCAGCCGGAGACTTCCTGGCACTTCGCCGCGAATCTCCGCCAGACCCTCCAGCGTCCCACGCTGCGGGAGTCCGCGCCTTCCTCCTACGTGCACGGGGATGACGGAGTCGCGCCGCTCGCGCGCCTGGGGAATCCCAATCTGGACTCCTCCCGGCAGACGCAGCTCATCCTCACGGCGAACCACGCCTTCGCCCCCGGCTCCATGATCCGGGTGAAGGCGGAAGCGTGGAAGGTGGACCAGCCGCTCACCTCCGCCTCCTGGTTCCAGTCTTATCAGCCGGACAACCCGGCCCTCAGCACCAGGCCGACCGCCAACTACCGCTTCGATCAGACGCTCAACGCGGACGATGGCGAGCTGCTCCGCCTCGGCCTCCACTACGCGCAGACCTTCCATTTCCTGCCGCACCCGTTCGACCAGATCGGTGCCTTCGCCTCATACGACTATACCCATAGTAGCCAAGAGCTGGAAGTGAACGGGACCCGGCGGGACACGCCGCTGAGCCACCAGCCGCGCCACCGCGGCGTGGCGGGCTTCTTCTACCGCAGCCACCGCTGGAAGGGCTTCGTCTCCGCGGACCTCCACAGCGACTACCTCGTCTCTGCCGGTGGTTCGCGCGAGGGCCTCTCCGGAGCGGGGGACCTGTGGGTGGACCAGCGCATCACCCTGAACGCCGGCCTTTCCTGGATGTTGAGGCCGGACCTGGAGATCTACACCGAGTTCAACAACATCACCAACGCCGCGTTCCGGATGTACGAGGGAACCCCGCGCCGCCAGACGCTGCTCGAGGAAACCGGTCCCTCCATGCGGATTGGCGCACACTGGACTTTCTGA
- a CDS encoding lamin tail domain-containing protein, with the protein MIRILSLLALGVPVASANILITEVNSNAAAPASSDFFELHNHGSAPVNLNGWRWNDSDGRFSEGKAFGNVTIPAGGVLVVFTSNAGAATYPAESAFRSAWNNLTAPVYYDTNFSIGLGGGDAVILFNASGVVAAHLNYGTANVTAVQGDNSTISIPPLTRINGNTSAGGHAGVSVGGTAQVSAVWSPGSGTTSPRYAAAAVDSLSAFAQSANPGTIGSPGVVGSGTIGNVAPTFSSAPVIYGVEGFDLSNSLHLISASDPNPGQTVTLSVVSKPAWVTVNTGNGSVAGIPPAAGDYEMVVRATDNASPPLSADQTITITVFAESAPVLLNEYSAVAAGEFLGGETSTAVDTYFGRVAGNGGEWFELVVVGNGTANSKVDMRGWKLDVLGDLGTRTLVLSNDAYWSNVTAGTILTFTTSNTAQGGLDTQIHKTSALTSTGVLWSNIWIFDPSFISQQESTVNNRMGISSSNTRFVIRDAAGRVVFGPAGEGIATGGVPPDTVGVNSGEVVKLEADPIPFIDPYYSPYNDGTTSSFGAPNLWGGGGSDQKFTAYRTANSPPRFTSSPLTRAYGSYSHTFTTADPDGNAVTLSATGLPSFLTLTPGAGGTATLSSNRPLTLDDAGFHTVRIVANDGQASNNITPQVFTLTVFHDKPAVILNEYNAVSAGSLLGGPEESSSDTHFGRIAGNGGRWFELAVTGNGGPGTVDLRGWRIEIGSSRGGHPFTAANVITLAAHGDWSAVRAGSLLTFINANTAGGGLDTHILRRDRSSTLGDSWSNVWLGDSARLSVTGATVSGNVVDGIAIGNDDTQFLIRDASGRIVFGPVGEGIAPVSGISATEVFELEGHPSPAVAPFITSDDTSVPPREGYDDGASGSTFGWPNEWHRGTGGPLTLQDFTPYIGGIPASGFSLWISAFPALADKTARGDSDLDGRVNYAEYVFGGNPGVADGPYAQTFASAAGSATWGFVMRDDSSIRYVLKRSANLSVWTLADDLAVSFAPHPDIPGFLRGTVALPPVPAAGKEFFRIELEIPAE; encoded by the coding sequence ATGATCCGCATCCTTTCGCTCCTCGCCCTCGGCGTCCCGGTCGCGTCGGCCAACATCCTCATCACGGAGGTCAACTCGAACGCCGCCGCCCCCGCCAGTTCGGACTTCTTCGAACTCCACAACCACGGCTCCGCTCCGGTCAACCTCAACGGCTGGCGGTGGAACGACAGTGACGGCAGGTTCTCCGAGGGCAAGGCCTTCGGAAACGTGACGATCCCGGCGGGCGGCGTGCTCGTCGTCTTCACCAGCAATGCGGGCGCTGCGACCTATCCCGCGGAGTCCGCGTTCCGCTCCGCCTGGAACAATCTCACGGCACCTGTCTATTACGACACGAACTTCAGCATCGGCCTCGGGGGAGGGGATGCGGTGATCCTTTTCAACGCCAGCGGCGTCGTCGCCGCCCACCTGAACTACGGCACCGCGAATGTGACCGCGGTCCAGGGTGACAACTCGACAATCTCCATCCCGCCGCTGACGAGGATCAACGGAAACACATCCGCCGGTGGTCACGCGGGTGTGTCCGTGGGTGGCACGGCCCAGGTTTCCGCCGTGTGGAGTCCGGGTTCCGGAACCACCAGCCCACGCTATGCCGCTGCCGCCGTTGACAGCCTCTCGGCCTTCGCGCAATCGGCCAACCCGGGCACCATCGGTTCGCCGGGTGTCGTGGGATCCGGCACCATCGGAAACGTCGCGCCGACTTTCTCCAGCGCACCGGTGATCTATGGAGTGGAGGGATTCGACCTCAGCAACTCCCTCCACCTGATCTCCGCCAGTGACCCGAACCCCGGGCAGACGGTGACCCTTTCCGTGGTCTCGAAACCCGCTTGGGTGACCGTCAACACGGGCAATGGATCCGTGGCCGGGATCCCGCCTGCGGCAGGTGACTATGAGATGGTGGTGCGCGCCACGGACAATGCCTCGCCCCCGCTGTCCGCGGACCAGACGATCACGATCACCGTTTTCGCGGAGAGCGCGCCGGTCCTGCTCAACGAATACAGCGCGGTCGCGGCAGGTGAATTTCTAGGCGGTGAAACCAGCACGGCGGTGGATACTTACTTCGGCCGCGTCGCCGGAAATGGCGGCGAGTGGTTCGAGCTGGTGGTGGTGGGGAACGGTACCGCGAACTCCAAGGTGGACATGCGCGGATGGAAGCTCGATGTGCTCGGCGACCTCGGCACACGGACCCTGGTGCTGAGCAATGATGCCTACTGGTCGAATGTCACCGCGGGTACCATCCTCACCTTCACCACCTCCAACACCGCGCAGGGCGGACTGGACACGCAGATCCACAAGACCAGTGCCCTCACCTCCACCGGCGTGCTGTGGTCGAACATCTGGATCTTTGATCCCTCCTTCATCTCCCAGCAGGAATCCACAGTGAACAACCGCATGGGCATCAGCAGCTCGAACACGCGCTTCGTGATCCGCGATGCGGCAGGGCGCGTGGTATTCGGTCCCGCGGGCGAAGGAATCGCCACCGGCGGCGTGCCACCGGACACCGTGGGTGTGAACTCCGGGGAAGTGGTGAAGCTGGAGGCTGATCCCATCCCTTTCATCGATCCCTATTACAGCCCGTACAATGATGGCACCACCTCGTCCTTCGGCGCGCCGAATCTGTGGGGCGGCGGTGGATCCGATCAGAAGTTCACCGCGTACCGGACGGCCAACAGTCCTCCGAGGTTCACTTCCTCCCCTCTGACCCGGGCCTACGGCAGCTACAGCCACACCTTCACCACCGCGGATCCGGACGGAAATGCGGTCACGCTCAGCGCGACGGGGCTTCCTTCCTTCCTCACGCTGACTCCGGGCGCTGGCGGCACCGCGACCCTGTCCTCCAATCGACCGCTCACGCTGGATGACGCCGGATTCCACACGGTCCGGATCGTCGCCAACGACGGCCAGGCCTCTAACAACATCACGCCCCAGGTCTTCACGCTCACGGTGTTCCACGACAAGCCGGCGGTGATCCTCAACGAATACAACGCGGTCTCCGCCGGGAGCCTGCTGGGTGGTCCGGAAGAGTCCTCTTCGGACACCCACTTCGGCCGCATCGCGGGGAACGGCGGCCGTTGGTTCGAGCTGGCAGTGACGGGCAACGGCGGGCCGGGAACGGTCGACCTGCGCGGATGGAGGATCGAGATCGGCTCCTCGCGCGGGGGTCATCCTTTCACGGCGGCCAATGTCATCACCCTCGCCGCCCATGGAGACTGGTCGGCGGTCCGGGCGGGTTCCCTGCTCACGTTCATCAATGCGAACACCGCCGGTGGCGGACTCGATACCCACATCCTGCGCCGTGACCGTTCGTCAACGCTGGGGGACTCTTGGTCGAATGTCTGGCTGGGCGACAGCGCCCGCCTGTCCGTCACCGGGGCAACGGTTTCCGGGAATGTCGTCGATGGCATCGCCATCGGAAATGATGACACGCAGTTCCTGATCCGGGACGCGTCCGGACGGATCGTCTTCGGCCCGGTGGGTGAGGGCATCGCTCCGGTCTCCGGCATCAGCGCGACGGAAGTGTTCGAACTGGAAGGGCATCCGTCGCCAGCCGTCGCCCCTTTCATCACCTCGGATGACACCTCAGTTCCACCGCGGGAAGGCTACGACGATGGAGCCTCCGGCTCCACCTTCGGCTGGCCGAACGAGTGGCACCGCGGTACCGGCGGCCCGCTGACGCTTCAGGATTTCACGCCGTATATCGGCGGTATCCCTGCCAGCGGATTCAGTCTCTGGATCTCTGCGTTCCCCGCCCTTGCGGACAAGACGGCCCGGGGGGACTCCGACCTGGACGGACGGGTCAACTACGCCGAATACGTCTTCGGCGGAAATCCCGGCGTGGCGGATGGTCCTTATGCACAGACTTTCGCCTCTGCGGCAGGCTCCGCCACCTGGGGCTTCGTCATGAGGGACGACAGTTCGATCCGCTACGTCCTGAAGCGTTCGGCGAATCTATCCGTCTGGACCCTGGCGGATGATCTCGCCGTTTCCTTCGCTCCGCATCCGGACATCCCCGGCTTCCTCCGCGGCACGGTGGCGCTGCCGCCGGTGCCCGCCGCCGGGAAAGAGTTCTTCCGCATCGAACTGGAGATCCCCGCGGAGTGA